In Legionella sp. PATHC035, a genomic segment contains:
- a CDS encoding alpha/beta hydrolase, producing the protein MDLSKRIEPKTWAFVEKIKKAGGKPIYDLPVQEGRAIFDKLQEAPSIKEPEVDIEDRFIQHAKGKVGIRIIRPKGSKEKLPVVMFYHGAGWVFGDWQTHGRLVRELSVGAHAAVVFVNYSLAPEAQYPTQIEEDYSALKYIAEHGKELNLDTSRLAVAGDSVGGNMAAVMTILAKQRGGPKIDYQVLIYPVTDANFENDSYKEFADGPWLTKKAMEWFWDNYLPDKAKRKEITACPLQATVDQLRGLPPALVINGECDVLRDEGEAYEHKLNAAGVPVTGIRHHGTIHDFVMLNDLFDTPACRSAIETINSHLRMAFAKKH; encoded by the coding sequence ATGGATCTGAGTAAGCGTATAGAACCAAAAACCTGGGCTTTCGTTGAAAAAATCAAGAAAGCCGGTGGTAAGCCCATTTATGATCTTCCTGTACAAGAAGGAAGAGCGATTTTTGATAAATTGCAAGAAGCTCCTTCTATAAAAGAACCAGAGGTAGATATTGAAGATCGTTTTATTCAACATGCCAAAGGGAAAGTAGGCATTCGTATTATTCGTCCTAAAGGCTCAAAAGAAAAACTACCCGTAGTCATGTTCTATCATGGTGCAGGTTGGGTTTTTGGGGATTGGCAAACTCATGGACGTCTTGTTCGTGAGCTTTCAGTGGGTGCTCATGCTGCCGTTGTATTTGTCAATTATTCTTTAGCTCCAGAAGCACAATACCCAACTCAAATTGAAGAAGATTATTCGGCGTTGAAATACATTGCAGAGCATGGCAAAGAACTCAACCTGGATACTTCTCGTTTAGCCGTTGCGGGTGATAGTGTCGGAGGAAACATGGCCGCAGTGATGACCATTCTTGCCAAACAACGTGGCGGTCCTAAAATTGATTATCAAGTGCTCATTTATCCAGTAACTGATGCCAACTTTGAAAATGACTCCTACAAAGAATTTGCAGATGGTCCCTGGTTAACCAAAAAAGCCATGGAGTGGTTTTGGGACAATTATTTACCCGATAAAGCAAAACGAAAAGAAATCACCGCATGTCCTTTGCAAGCCACTGTGGATCAACTCAGAGGGTTACCTCCAGCACTGGTAATTAATGGTGAATGTGACGTATTGCGGGATGAGGGTGAGGCATATGAGCATAAGCTTAATGCAGCGGGTGTTCCCGTCACCGGAATCCGCCATCACGGCACCATCCATGATTTCGTGATGCTCAATGATCTTTTTGATACTCCAGCATGTCGTAGTGCCATTGAAACCATCAACAGTCATTTGCGCATGGCATTTGCCAAGAAGCACTAA
- a CDS encoding nuclear transport factor 2 family protein yields MKRPEIKPAEQLFKQFCDGYEQRNLPLLLSLFTQNSNVWGSALDEYRIGLKEIEAQFRRDWSQSEQGKIEIIRFVPTPDDALWAAAICNARITIEGSEHLFEHLRGTLTIEKEEGIWKIAHMHCSFPDYRNPEQRSFPVGNE; encoded by the coding sequence ATGAAACGTCCAGAAATAAAACCTGCAGAGCAACTCTTTAAACAATTTTGTGATGGATACGAACAGCGTAATTTACCTTTGTTACTCAGTCTTTTTACTCAAAATTCGAATGTTTGGGGATCGGCACTGGATGAATATCGTATCGGCTTAAAGGAAATAGAAGCTCAATTTAGAAGGGACTGGAGCCAATCAGAGCAGGGTAAAATAGAAATAATTCGTTTTGTTCCAACCCCTGATGATGCCCTTTGGGCTGCCGCAATATGTAATGCACGCATTACCATCGAAGGCAGCGAGCATCTATTCGAACATTTACGCGGTACCCTAACCATCGAAAAAGAGGAGGGAATATGGAAGATTGCACACATGCACTGCTCTTTCCCTGATTATCGAAATCCTGAACAGCGATCTTTTCCAGTAGGAAATGAATAA
- a CDS encoding helix-turn-helix transcriptional regulator encodes MSLKIDLNHPIFLLKNKIQEVSKNLLDAFGFNYFQYLRCFADGSINCLTNNTGLFEYFQHIENEPVVFSSFENDHEKSHSYWFLWDEELPSTPVQIAREKFNMHNGLTLVRRSKNYYDMIAVALPYEQENAGSFYLNKLKAIEQFIFDFDLQNKELIQELNKNPVALPEAYRDVNYQDICLTQGRIPVIGKSGTTYLTVQELTCLRLLLQGATHKQIAQFLELSPRTVDTYLLRIKQRTGYLSKWEMERMLSLCSAL; translated from the coding sequence ATGTCATTAAAAATTGACTTAAACCATCCCATTTTTTTGTTAAAAAATAAAATTCAGGAAGTCAGTAAAAATTTATTGGACGCATTTGGATTTAATTATTTTCAATATTTACGATGTTTTGCGGATGGCTCAATTAATTGTTTAACGAACAATACCGGTCTCTTTGAATACTTCCAACACATTGAAAATGAACCGGTTGTGTTCTCATCGTTTGAAAACGATCATGAAAAATCTCACTCATACTGGTTTCTTTGGGATGAAGAATTGCCGAGTACGCCAGTGCAAATTGCCCGCGAAAAATTTAATATGCACAATGGGCTGACCTTAGTCCGCCGCAGCAAAAATTATTACGATATGATTGCGGTTGCCTTACCCTATGAACAAGAAAATGCGGGCTCTTTTTATCTCAATAAACTCAAAGCAATTGAGCAGTTTATTTTTGATTTTGATCTTCAGAACAAAGAGTTAATCCAAGAACTGAATAAAAACCCAGTCGCTTTACCGGAAGCCTATCGTGATGTGAATTACCAAGATATTTGCCTCACTCAAGGCCGAATCCCTGTGATTGGAAAAAGTGGAACCACCTACCTCACGGTACAAGAATTAACCTGTCTCAGATTATTACTACAAGGAGCAACCCACAAACAAATCGCTCAATTTCTTGAGCTTTCGCCTCGAACTGTAGATACCTATTTGCTGCGTATCAAACAACGCACAGGATATTTATCCAAATGGGAAATGGAGCGGATGTTGTCTCTATGTTCGGCACTGTAG